Part of the Candidatus Methylomirabilota bacterium genome is shown below.
GTCGACCTTGTAGAGGTCCACGTACGGCCGGATGTAGTCGAGCACCTCGGCGGTGGCGTTGCCGTTCGAGACGTACGAGCAGACCAGGCCGGCCGACTTGGCCGCCCGGAAGATGTGGACCGCCCATTCGCTGGTGATCAGCGGCTCGTTGTAGGTACTGGTCAGGACCCTGGCCCCGGAGCGCTGGGCGAGGGCCACGACCTGCTCCGGTGTCACGTCCTGGGGCGGCACTCCCATCGCCGGATCGCGCAGGGCCTGCGAGGTGAGGGCGTTCTGACAGTTCTTCACGGCGCAGAAGCCGGCCACGTACGAGTGCTCGCCCTCGACTTCCAGGTTGTAGACGTCCCCTTCGAAGGGCTCGGCCGTGACTGACACGATCGGAATCAGGAAATGGCTCCCGATCGCAATGCCCTGGGTTGCTTCATAGACCCAGCGCCCGCGACGAACCTTGCTGCGGACGTGTCGGACGTAGGATGGATCTTTGCCGAGACGAGCCCCGATCACGCGAGAGGATTCTCCGTGCTCCGAGGCCTCCATGATGGACCCGACCTCGGCGAGAGTCAGCGACCGTGGAGTCGAGAACGTCGCGGTGACGTTGCGCAGAACGTCGGCTACATCCAGCGTGATCCGATTTCCGAAACCCACTGCCTTCGGCACCAGCACGAAGTGATTCGGTGTCAGCTCCTGTGCCGGGACCTCCGCCACCCCCTGCCCCGAGGGGTCGGTAGTCGCCAGCCAGCGGTGGTCCGGCGTGCAGCGGATCGCCGGCAGGTACATCGCCTTGATGACGGACATGGGCCCGCGATACGAGTGCCGGAACACCTTCGAGGCCGACGCGAGGTTGCCGGTGGCCGTGACGACCCTAAGTTCCTGCGGGAAGCGAACCACGCCGCCCATGATCGGCGTCGGGTCATGTGCCGCATCAAAGATCGCCTTGATGGATACGACTCCACTCGGAGTCAGCACTGGAGTGTCGCCCGAGAAACAATACGCGCAGTGCAGATCACATCCGAGCATGCCGAAGGACAGGGCCTTCGATCCCGGGTAGGCGTGGAAGAACGGCTTCTTCTCGATGGGATCGAGCTGGAGCCCGGCGACGTAGCCCCAGGGGACGAGGAGGCGGCCCCCGGTGTTGTAGCGGACCTTGCAGATCCCGCGCTGCCCGGGCGGGATCACGCAGCGGTGGCCACACGCGTAGCAGCGGAGCCGTCCGTCGGCAAGCGGCTCCCAGAGCTCCCCTTCCCGGGTCCGGGAGTCGATCAGCTGGGCGAGGCTCGGCGCTTCACCAGGCACGGCACACCCTTCGCTTCCCCAGGGTACGCCCCCGGGCAGGGCCCGGCAAGAACGCGGACGCGGCGGGGCGGCGGGCTCAGGCCCGGCCAGGGACCACGGCGGCGATGGCGCTCCGCACGATGTCGAGGACCCGGTCGACCTCTGCCTCGCTGATCACCAGCGGAGGGGCCAGGAAGATCTGCTCGGCCACGGTCCCGCCGGTCACCGGCAGCGACCGGGTGCGGGTCGCGAGTCCCCGTTTTTCCATCTCACGGCGCACGCGGAACCCGACCTTGTCGTCGGCCGGGAACCCGGCCTTGGTTCCGCGGTCGGAGACGAGCTCCACGGCGGCCAGGAGTCCCTTCCCGCCCCGGACGTCGCCGATCGCGGCCAGCTCCTTCTGGAGCCCGAGCAGCCCCTGGTGGAGCCGCGTGCCCATCTTGGCCGCCCGCTCCCACAGCCGCTCACGCTCCATGATCTCGAGGTTGGCGATGCCGACGGCGCAGCAGGTGGGATGCCCCGAGTAGGTGTAGGCGTGCATCCAGCGGCTGTCGAGGGGGACCGAGTTGATGGCATCCTGGATCTCCTGGGACACCATGATTCCACCGAGCGGCTGGTAGCCGGAGGTCACCGCCTTGGCAAAGGACATGATGTCGGGCTCGACCCCCCAGTGGGTCAGCGCGAACCAGTGCCCGGTGCGGCAGAAGCCGGTGATCACCTCGTCGGAGATGAACAGGACCCGATGCCGCGTGCAGATCTCGCGGATCCGCGGAAAGTAGTCGTCGGGGGGCACGATCACGCCGCCGCCGCCGATGACGGGCTCGGCGATGAAGGCGGCCACGGTGTCCGGACCCTCGCGGAGAATCGCCTCCTCGAGCTCGCGGGCCGCCGCCTGCCCCACCGTCTCCCCCGGCTTCGCCCCCTGGAAGCGATAAGCGTAGGGCGGCTGGATGTGCAAGAAGCCGGGCACCCGCGGCTCGAACATCTTCCAGTAGGGCGCCATGCCCGTCGCGCTCATCGCCTGGAGGGTGACTCCGTGATAGGCATTCTGCCGGGCGATGACCTTGACCTTGTCGGGCTTCCCTTTCGCCTTCCAGTAAAAGCGCGCCGTCTTGAACGCGGACTCGTTGGCTTCCGCCCCGCCGCAGGTGAAGAAGACCGCGGAGAGATTCCGGTAGGCGAGCCCGACCAGCTTCGTGGCCAGCATGACGGCCGGCACGTTCGAGTTGCCCACGTAGTTCGAGAAGTAGGCCAGGCTCTTCATCTGCTCGAAGGCGGCCCGAGCCAGCTCCTCGCGCCCGTGCCCCACGCTCACGTTCCACAGCCCCGAGAGCCCGTCGATGTACTCGTGGCCCTGGATGTCGCGGATGATCGCGCCCCGGCCCTCGACGATGACCATCGGCTCGGCGGCCTCGGAGGCATGATGCAGCGGATGGATGAGATGGGATTGATCGTTCTTGACGAGCTCCGCCGCGTTCACGGTGGCCATGAAATCCTCCT
Proteins encoded:
- a CDS encoding aspartate aminotransferase family protein translates to MATVNAAELVKNDQSHLIHPLHHASEAAEPMVIVEGRGAIIRDIQGHEYIDGLSGLWNVSVGHGREELARAAFEQMKSLAYFSNYVGNSNVPAVMLATKLVGLAYRNLSAVFFTCGGAEANESAFKTARFYWKAKGKPDKVKVIARQNAYHGVTLQAMSATGMAPYWKMFEPRVPGFLHIQPPYAYRFQGAKPGETVGQAAARELEEAILREGPDTVAAFIAEPVIGGGGVIVPPDDYFPRIREICTRHRVLFISDEVITGFCRTGHWFALTHWGVEPDIMSFAKAVTSGYQPLGGIMVSQEIQDAINSVPLDSRWMHAYTYSGHPTCCAVGIANLEIMERERLWERAAKMGTRLHQGLLGLQKELAAIGDVRGGKGLLAAVELVSDRGTKAGFPADDKVGFRVRREMEKRGLATRTRSLPVTGGTVAEQIFLAPPLVISEAEVDRVLDIVRSAIAAVVPGRA